The following are from one region of the Candidatus Neomarinimicrobiota bacterium genome:
- a CDS encoding VCBS repeat-containing protein, with protein MRKFSIIVLFISFLSSGFAVAGGTFTDITEKAGIKFTHQGFMYIGGIVAADFNGDGYTDIYITNGEGYPNQLYINNKDLTFTETAQTAGVADMNEGWGAVAGDIDNDGDLDIYLSNFRTEFDTFPSVNRLFLNDGNGIFTDVTEAAGVGDPGPSTSVAMADINNDGFLDIYVLNRSFLNVDNPNTLYLNNGDGTFTDITVASGTGDLGTGLAVGFFDYDNDRFMDIYVVNEFEKDVLYHNNRDGTFTNMRSVLNNDGQGAGMGVDFSDIDNDGDQDIYVANLWTDFLYVNNGNGTFSYDEEALALTDNTMAWGVGFFDYDNNGWEDVYVVNGAMMWPDLYDEVNIFYRNNGDGSFTDIASTFGIDDGGDGRASAIADFNNDGYMDIIMMNVIRGKLIGNPILYLNNNSGNDYITIRLKGTFSNRSGIGAKIKVKSGSIVQTKEVTAGASFASMNTLDIGFGLKNVDLIDKITVYWPSGNVQVLTGVFPNQIKTITEPDELNIVTSVEDEISVALYTLNQNYPNPFNPLTTIRYNLELNSKVLLKVYDVNGREVARLVDENISAGEHSVEWDASDMPSGLYIYQLKTDSFSETKKMLLLK; from the coding sequence TTGCGTAAATTCTCAATTATCGTCTTATTTATCTCATTTCTAAGCAGCGGTTTCGCGGTAGCAGGTGGAACGTTTACCGATATTACCGAAAAAGCAGGCATCAAATTCACGCATCAGGGGTTTATGTACATCGGAGGAATTGTTGCCGCTGATTTCAATGGAGATGGCTATACCGATATTTATATAACGAACGGAGAGGGTTATCCGAATCAATTATACATAAACAATAAAGATTTAACATTCACTGAGACAGCGCAAACTGCCGGGGTAGCGGATATGAACGAAGGATGGGGAGCGGTGGCAGGAGATATTGATAATGACGGCGATTTGGATATTTATCTTTCAAATTTCCGGACTGAATTCGATACCTTCCCCAGCGTAAATCGACTATTTCTTAATGACGGAAACGGAATTTTCACTGATGTGACGGAAGCGGCGGGTGTAGGTGATCCCGGTCCAAGCACAAGCGTGGCGATGGCGGACATCAACAATGACGGATTCCTTGATATCTACGTACTAAATCGCTCATTTTTAAATGTCGATAATCCCAATACGCTATATCTGAATAACGGTGACGGGACGTTTACAGATATAACAGTTGCCTCCGGAACAGGAGATTTAGGGACAGGACTGGCTGTAGGATTTTTCGATTATGATAACGACAGGTTTATGGATATCTATGTCGTAAACGAATTTGAAAAGGACGTTTTATACCACAATAACCGGGACGGGACATTTACCAATATGAGGTCTGTACTGAATAACGACGGCCAGGGAGCGGGGATGGGAGTAGACTTCTCAGATATAGATAATGATGGCGACCAGGATATTTATGTTGCCAATCTCTGGACAGATTTTTTATATGTGAACAATGGAAACGGGACTTTCAGCTATGATGAAGAAGCATTGGCACTTACTGATAACACAATGGCGTGGGGAGTAGGGTTTTTTGATTACGACAACAACGGATGGGAAGATGTTTATGTAGTTAATGGCGCAATGATGTGGCCTGACCTATACGACGAGGTAAACATATTTTATCGGAATAATGGTGACGGTAGCTTTACGGATATCGCGTCAACATTCGGTATCGACGATGGAGGTGACGGAAGAGCAAGCGCTATTGCAGACTTTAATAATGACGGCTATATGGATATAATTATGATGAATGTCATACGCGGAAAATTAATTGGAAATCCTATCCTATATCTAAATAACAATAGTGGTAATGATTATATAACTATCCGGCTGAAAGGCACTTTCAGCAACAGAAGCGGTATTGGAGCAAAAATCAAAGTTAAATCAGGTTCGATTGTGCAGACTAAAGAAGTTACTGCGGGAGCAAGTTTTGCCTCAATGAATACGCTGGATATTGGTTTCGGTTTAAAAAATGTAGATCTCATTGATAAAATAACTGTTTACTGGCCTTCCGGTAACGTCCAGGTATTAACAGGAGTATTTCCAAATCAAATTAAAACAATCACCGAACCTGATGAGCTTAATATTGTAACAAGCGTTGAAGATGAAATATCAGTTGCCTTGTACACTCTTAATCAGAACTATCCGAATCCATTTAACCCTTTGACCACGATTCGTTATAATTTAGAACTGAACTCGAAAGTACTATTAAAAGTTTATGACGTAAACGGCAGGGAAGTAGCAAGACTGGTAGATGAAAATATTTCAGCCGGAGAACATTCGGTTGAGTGGGACGCATCCGATATGCCGAGCGGGCTATATATTTACCAGTTAAAAACAGATTCTTTCTCCGAAACCAAAAAGATGCTGCTGCTGAAATAA
- a CDS encoding HU family DNA-binding protein, whose translation MNTRDLVEAISSDSGLTTVQADRALNSLAANLTIALKKDEEVYIAGIGTFTTARLSNSDNADPTNTDIATGNSGTTRIPQFQPGTELLSAVR comes from the coding sequence ATGAATACTCGAGACTTAGTTGAAGCTATCTCGTCAGATAGCGGACTAACTACAGTACAGGCAGACAGGGCGTTAAACTCTTTAGCAGCCAATTTAACGATTGCTTTGAAAAAGGACGAAGAAGTTTATATTGCCGGAATCGGAACGTTTACAACTGCGCGACTCAGTAACAGCGATAATGCTGACCCCACAAATACTGATATTGCCACCGGTAACAGCGGAACAACTCGAATTCCTCAATTCCAACCCGGAACTGAGCTTCTTTCGGCTGTAAGATAA